In the Astatotilapia calliptera chromosome 5, fAstCal1.2, whole genome shotgun sequence genome, one interval contains:
- the LOC113022543 gene encoding receptor tyrosine-protein kinase erbB-3-like isoform X2, with the protein MKVLVKKVQQVLYVLLPCVLQLCCAQTQGVTVCDGTKNFLSTTGNSEIQYNLMKTRYNNCDIVMGNLEITMMDHTRDFSFLESIKEVTGYILFAINEFSRLPLHHLRIIRGSTLYEDQYALAVMVNYQRDGEHGLQELGLTHLTEILRGGVKIIQNKYLSYAPQVNWLDIVKDGTAQIVIEDNGPEKPCHKACGDVPCWGPGNDTCQILTKTVCAPQCSGRCFGRNPSECCHVECAGGCTGPKDTDCFACRNFNNSGSCVPQCPQTVIYNRLTYRMEPNPNAKYQYGSICVTQCPKIFVVDGSSCVSNCPSNKMEVEKNGVKTCEPCKGLCPKVCHGTSWTDSNSETVDARNIESFINCTKIQGSLNFLVTGIEGDDYNKVPPLDPEKLKIFNTVEEITDFLNIQSWPASMSDLSVFSNLQTIQGRKLYKGVISKRSYALMVVKINSLTSLGLRSLQNINDGAVYIKGNKNLCYHDTVNWTRLLGSRPQKRSKLLDVTDNQKKGECVKEKHVCHPLCSSDGCWGPGPDQCVSCKKYSRGGTCVPDCMFLTG; encoded by the exons ATGAAGGTCCTTGTGAAGAAGGTGCAGCAGGTGCTCTACGTCCTGCTGCCGTGTGTACTCCAGCTCTGCTGCGCTCAGACTCAAGGAG TGACCGTTTGTGACGGCACCAAGAACTTTCTGAGCACGACTGGGAATTCAGAGATCCAGTACAACTTGATGAAGACGAGGTACAATAACTGCGACATTGTGATGGGCAACCTCGAGATCACCATGATGGACCACACCAGAGACTTCAGCTTTCTGGAG TCTATCAAGGAGGTGACAGGGTACATCCTTTTTGCTATCAATGAGTTCAGCCGCCTCCCACTGCACCACCTGCGCATCATCAGAGGCAGCACACTGTATGAGGACCAGTATGCCTTGGCTGTCATGGTCAACTATCAGAGGGATGGGGAGCATGGCCTTCAAGAACTGGGCCTGACTCACCTCACAG AGATCCTCAGGGGAGGAGTGAAGATCATCCAGAATAAGTATCTGAGCTACGCCCCGCAGGTGAATTGGCTGGACATAGTGAAGGATGGAACAGCCCAAATTGTGATAGAGGACAATGGGCCTGAAA agCCTTGTCACAAAGCCTGTGGAGACGTGCCATGCTGGGGTCCAGGAAATGACACATGCCAGATCT TGACAAAGACCGTGTGCGCCCCTCAGTGTAGTGGCCGCTGCTTTGGTAGAAACCCGAGCGAGTGCTGCCACGTTGAGTGTGCTGGAGGTTGCACTGGGCCCAAGGATACAGACTGCTTT GCCTGCAGGAACTTCAACAACTCGGGCTCCTGCGTGCCTCAGTGCCCACAAACTGTGATCTACAACAGGCTTACATATAGAATGGAGCCCAACCCCAATGCCAAGTACCAGTACGGCTCTATTTGTGTGACCCAATGCCCCA aaatctTTGTGGTGGATGGCAGTTCATGTGTGAGCAACTGCCCATCTAATAAAATGGAAGTGGAGAAAAATGGTGTGAAAACATGTGAGCCCTGCAAAGGCCTCTGCCCTAAAG tttgcCATGGCACAAGCTGGACTGATTCAAACAGCGAAACGGTCGATGCTCGCAACATAGAAAGTTTCATAAACTGCACTAAGATCCAGGGAAGTCTTAACTTCCTGGTGACGGGAATAgaagg TGATGACTACAACAAGGTACCACCCCTTGAtccagaaaaactgaaaatcttcAACACGGTGGAGGAGATtacag ACTTCCTCAACATCCAGTCGTGGCCTGCAAGCATGTCTGACCTGTCAGTCTTCTCCAACCTCCAAACAATTCAGGGAAGAAAACTTTACAA AGGAGTGATTAGTAAAAG GAGCTATGCACTCATGGTGGTTAAGATCAATTCTCTGACCTCGCTGGGGTTGCGCTCGCTGCAAAACATAAATGATGGTGCCGTGTACATTAAAGGAAACAAGAATCTCTGCTATCATGATACTGTCAACTGGACACGGCTTTTAGGCTCCCGTCCACAGAAACGTTCAAAGCTCTTAGACGTCACCGACAACCAAAAGAAGGGTGAATGTG TTAAAGAGAAGCATGTGTGTCACCCGCTGTGCTCCTCTGATGGCTGCTGGGGTCCGGGCCCAGACCAGTGTGTCAGCTGTAAGAAATACAGCAGGGGAGGAACCTGTGTACCAGACTGCATGTTCTTAACTGG
- the LOC113022543 gene encoding receptor tyrosine-protein kinase erbB-3-like isoform X1 — translation MKVLVKKVQQVLYVLLPCVLQLCCAQTQGVTVCDGTKNFLSTTGNSEIQYNLMKTRYNNCDIVMGNLEITMMDHTRDFSFLESIKEVTGYILFAINEFSRLPLHHLRIIRGSTLYEDQYALAVMVNYQRDGEHGLQELGLTHLTEILRGGVKIIQNKYLSYAPQVNWLDIVKDGTAQIVIEDNGPEKPCHKACGDVPCWGPGNDTCQILTKTVCAPQCSGRCFGRNPSECCHVECAGGCTGPKDTDCFACRNFNNSGSCVPQCPQTVIYNRLTYRMEPNPNAKYQYGSICVTQCPKIFVVDGSSCVSNCPSNKMEVEKNGVKTCEPCKGLCPKVCHGTSWTDSNSETVDARNIESFINCTKIQGSLNFLVTGIEGDDYNKVPPLDPEKLKIFNTVEEITDFLNIQSWPASMSDLSVFSNLQTIQGRKLYKGVISKRSYALMVVKINSLTSLGLRSLQNINDGAVYIKGNKNLCYHDTVNWTRLLGSRPQKRSKLLDVTDNQKKGECVKEKHVCHPLCSSDGCWGPGPDQCVSCKKYSRGGTCVPDCMFLTGTTHTHIYPRPR, via the exons ATGAAGGTCCTTGTGAAGAAGGTGCAGCAGGTGCTCTACGTCCTGCTGCCGTGTGTACTCCAGCTCTGCTGCGCTCAGACTCAAGGAG TGACCGTTTGTGACGGCACCAAGAACTTTCTGAGCACGACTGGGAATTCAGAGATCCAGTACAACTTGATGAAGACGAGGTACAATAACTGCGACATTGTGATGGGCAACCTCGAGATCACCATGATGGACCACACCAGAGACTTCAGCTTTCTGGAG TCTATCAAGGAGGTGACAGGGTACATCCTTTTTGCTATCAATGAGTTCAGCCGCCTCCCACTGCACCACCTGCGCATCATCAGAGGCAGCACACTGTATGAGGACCAGTATGCCTTGGCTGTCATGGTCAACTATCAGAGGGATGGGGAGCATGGCCTTCAAGAACTGGGCCTGACTCACCTCACAG AGATCCTCAGGGGAGGAGTGAAGATCATCCAGAATAAGTATCTGAGCTACGCCCCGCAGGTGAATTGGCTGGACATAGTGAAGGATGGAACAGCCCAAATTGTGATAGAGGACAATGGGCCTGAAA agCCTTGTCACAAAGCCTGTGGAGACGTGCCATGCTGGGGTCCAGGAAATGACACATGCCAGATCT TGACAAAGACCGTGTGCGCCCCTCAGTGTAGTGGCCGCTGCTTTGGTAGAAACCCGAGCGAGTGCTGCCACGTTGAGTGTGCTGGAGGTTGCACTGGGCCCAAGGATACAGACTGCTTT GCCTGCAGGAACTTCAACAACTCGGGCTCCTGCGTGCCTCAGTGCCCACAAACTGTGATCTACAACAGGCTTACATATAGAATGGAGCCCAACCCCAATGCCAAGTACCAGTACGGCTCTATTTGTGTGACCCAATGCCCCA aaatctTTGTGGTGGATGGCAGTTCATGTGTGAGCAACTGCCCATCTAATAAAATGGAAGTGGAGAAAAATGGTGTGAAAACATGTGAGCCCTGCAAAGGCCTCTGCCCTAAAG tttgcCATGGCACAAGCTGGACTGATTCAAACAGCGAAACGGTCGATGCTCGCAACATAGAAAGTTTCATAAACTGCACTAAGATCCAGGGAAGTCTTAACTTCCTGGTGACGGGAATAgaagg TGATGACTACAACAAGGTACCACCCCTTGAtccagaaaaactgaaaatcttcAACACGGTGGAGGAGATtacag ACTTCCTCAACATCCAGTCGTGGCCTGCAAGCATGTCTGACCTGTCAGTCTTCTCCAACCTCCAAACAATTCAGGGAAGAAAACTTTACAA AGGAGTGATTAGTAAAAG GAGCTATGCACTCATGGTGGTTAAGATCAATTCTCTGACCTCGCTGGGGTTGCGCTCGCTGCAAAACATAAATGATGGTGCCGTGTACATTAAAGGAAACAAGAATCTCTGCTATCATGATACTGTCAACTGGACACGGCTTTTAGGCTCCCGTCCACAGAAACGTTCAAAGCTCTTAGACGTCACCGACAACCAAAAGAAGGGTGAATGTG TTAAAGAGAAGCATGTGTGTCACCCGCTGTGCTCCTCTGATGGCTGCTGGGGTCCGGGCCCAGACCAGTGTGTCAGCTGTAAGAAATACAGCAGGGGAGGAACCTGTGTACCAGACTGCATGTTCTTAACTGG
- the LOC113022544 gene encoding ADP-ribosylation factor 3 translates to MGNIFGNLLKSLIGKKEMRILMVGLDAAGKTTILYKLKLGEIVTTIPTIGFNVETVEYKNISFTVWDVGGQDKIRPLWRHYFQNTQGLIFVVDSNDRERVNEAREELMRMLAEDELRDAVLLVFANKQDLPNAMNAAEITDKLGLHSLRHRNWYIQATCATSGDGLYEGLDWLANQLKNKK, encoded by the exons ATGGGGAACATTTTTGGGAATTTGCTGAAGAGCCTCATAGGGAAGAAAGAGATGAGGATCTTGATGGTGGGGCTTGATGCTGCTGGAAAAACAACGATCCTCTATAAGCTCAAACTGGGGGAAATAGTCACCACAATCCCAACAATCG GGTTCAACGTGGAGACAGTGGAATACAAGAACATCAGCTTCACTGTGTGGGACGTGGGTGGGCAGGACAAGATCCGTCCTCTCTGGAGACACTACTTTCAAAACACGCAGG GTCTAATCTTTGTGGTGGACAGTAATGACAGAGAGCGTGTGAACGAAGCGCGAGAggagctgatgaggatgctggctGAGGACGAGCTGAGGGATGCCGTGCTCCTCGTGTTTGCTAATAAACAG GACTTACCAAATGCCATGAACGCCGCAGAGATCACAGACAAGTTGGGCTTGCACTCTCTGCGTCATCGCAACTGGTACATCCAGGCCACCTGCGCCACCAGCGGCGATGGCCTCTACGAGGGCCTCGATTGGCTGGCCAATCAACTCAAGAACAAGAAGTAA